The following is a genomic window from Spirosoma foliorum.
GTATTGATCTTCGATGATAACCTGGAGGAAAAGCCGTATATGGCTACCAATCCCCTGATTCGATACCATTTTGACCACTGCCAGGGGCGCACCATTAAAGGCATTAATCAGCTAACGGCGTTGTATCACAGTTCATCCAGTAGTTTACCCGTCGCTTATGAGCTGATTGAAAAAAACCAACAAAAACTCGACCTCAAAACGGGGAAGACCAAGTGGATTAGCCTGATCAGTAAGCATCAACTTCTGCGCCAACTGGTCAAACAGTGTATTGTCAATAATCTCACATTCAGGTATATATTGGCAGATTGTTGGTATTCCTGCGCCGACACCTTCACCTATATTAATGGCCTTGATCGCCACTTCATCATGCCCATCAAGGCCAATCGAAAAGTGGCCTTGAGCCAACTTGACCACCAACAGGGGCGCTATCGGTCGATTGAGTCGTTGGCATTGGAAGAATCTCAGTTACTGGTTGTCTGGTTAAAAGATGTGGCTTTTCCGCTGCACCTGACCAGACAGGTCTTCAAAGACGGAGATACCATCCAGGGAGAGCTCTATCTGATGACCAATGACTCGACGGCTGATAGCGTTTGCATGCAAACACAGTATGCCCGTCGTTGGAAAGTGGAAGAATTTCACAAATCCATCAAGTCTAACACAGGCTATGGCGCTTCTCCGGCTCACACGGTTCGCAGCCAAAGTAACCACTTGTTTTTAGTTATGCTGGCTTTTGTGAAGTGGGAAGCCCTACGGCTGTCAACCTCAAAAAATCATTTTGCCTTAAAGAAGTTGCTGACGCTGAATGCGACAAAATTGGCTTTACAGGAACTCAACAGCCTCAAAAGTCAATCTACTCTATTGGCAAAGGCTGCGTAACATCAGTTAATAAATGTACAGTAGCACCGCAGCTCATTCAGTAGCATATGATGCTCCTGGTTTGATATCAAGTTGCTGTTGGGAACACACTTCCTTCAGTTCTGCAGGCTCGATCAGTTCTCGTTATCCTTGGTGAGAGAAACCTAAACAGATCCCTTCCGTATAAAACAGGGAAAAGTGCATTGTATCAATGAATTGACCTTTGTACGTAATTCCAATATGATTCAATCCATCGACATGCGTACTGGTATGCTCACTGATTTCGAATCGGTTCACAGTTGAGGAAACAGTTCACATTTGAGGAAACAGTTTGTGCATCAGTAATATTTTATCACTGCTCGTGTGTAGAATGAACGCTTATGGTGTCCTTAGGCATTCCTTTAAAAATGGAAATTCCCATAAAGATTTCCTGGCTTAAATCGATAATCTCCTGTGTACACAAATGTCAATTTTTTTTTCTGGGATACCATTTTCCCTGGTTGATAGTTCAGCAGATGAAGAACACGTCTGGTGAACTACTAGAAAAATCTCCTTTGACAAATCTACCCATGTTTTAACAGATCGCCAGATCTACAATTAAAATCCGTTTTAGTCGATTTCAGGTGCCCAAACGGATAGTTGGCTCCTAAATGGCTAATCCGCTCCTCCCTTGTCTTTTACCTTTGTAGCGAAAGAAACAACAATTATCCTCTTATGAAACCAATAACACGCTTACTGCTTGCAGCTGGTCTGATCTGCCTGGCTGCCTGTTCAAAACCTGCGGGCGAATCTATTTCGCCCGATCAGCCGTCTTCACCCCAGGCAGGTTATGCAATGGGTACCGTTCGTGACGCACAGGGAAAACCCATCAAAGGAGCCGAGATTACGATCAATAATACTGGCGGGGTCGTAAACAATCTGATTGGCTATTCCGATGACAACGGGAATTACAAAATAAAGCTCAGCACCGGTGGAGGTCCATTGATTGGATCTTACTATGTGCGTGGTCACGTTGCAGTTACCTACTTAAATTATCCGTTCAAACTGGCGCTATTTGTTGAAGACGACAGCGCATTTTCGCCTGAAGAAGGGGCGGTAAAAAACCTCAAGCTGCAGATTGCCGGTCAACGCTCGAACTTCGGTGACAGTGGCTGGTACGGCGGAACGATTGAAGTGGATAATCACACCAGTAATTCACATTTCCCGGATATTGAAGTGACGCTGGAACCCGTTGGACCATTGGTAGACGGCAGTGTCGGCGAAACACAGGTAGCCCGTCCCGACTGGCTTTACTCTTACAACGTTCCGGTAGGTCAGTATAAAATCACTGCGCGTGACGTAGCCCAAAACAAGGCACTGGCGGTTAAAAATTACTTCTACGATGAGGGGTATCAGGCATCTGCGATGGGCGTTTTTGAACCCATCCTTACGGGGTCTGACCGCTATCAGTTAGTGATCGATGTAACTGACCTGTAACTTACTAGCCACGCCTTAAGATTCAAGTACAGGATAAGGATGGTGAAATAACCATCCTTATCCTGTACTTGAATCTCAGCCTGTTCCATCATTTTATACTGGTCGGATCAGTTTCTGATAGCTGCAGTTCATTTATCCTAAGCCTATCGTCTAATCGAGGCAGTAGAGATATTTATCAGTAGCGTAAAAAGCCCCAATTCTGAAGCAGATATATGACGCTTTTTCGCCGCACTTATGAGCGAATTGTGAGACATCCAATTCAATAGCTGTCCAATGTAATCCGTCGCATACGAAAGCTTATTAGACGATGAATTTGTTCTCTTTCCAGTGTACGTCGTCAAGTGAAGGCAGACAAATAGGGGCAGTCCGCAACTGCGCTGAAAAGTGGAAGAGACAAGTCCGTAACCGCACGGCAACGACCGACCGTCGGCAACTCGGTTGGCTCACTCAGATCCCCTTTGTTCTGTCCACTTTTAGTTGACGACCTACCTACAGTAACTGGCAAACTGTCCAAGGCGTGTTATGATTTGAGTCAATTAGAAAATCATAACACGCCTTACTCACCGATCTTGAAACCACGCGGCCGTCACCTTAATCCCCTCTTCGTAGGAAGTCGGCCTATAATTAAACGCCAGTTCAAATTTGGAGGAATCAAACTGGAAAGCAAACTCGTCCTGATAATTCATCTCATAGGCTTCCTTCATAAACGGATTGAACCAACCAATGGCCTTCAGCATCCATTTGGGTAACACAAACAGCTTGTTGGATGTGTTCATGGCACGAGCCGACAGCTCGACAAACTCACGGCCGGTCAGGGCGGGTTGGGGAGTAGGTAAGTGCCAAACCTGACCAAGGGCCTCCTCACGGGTGGCCAGCAAGTACAAAGCCTGAGCCGCGTCGGGCGTGTAATTGAACGAGCGGGGTACGTTGGCGTTAATGGGCCACTGCGCTCGGTTGCCTTTTTTCAGGTTGCTGAACACGTAGATGCCGGGGGCGCTCTTGTCGCTCACGCCAGGCCCATAAAAGTCCACCGCTCGCGCAATACTGGCCCGAACCTGACCCGCCTGCATCGCCTGCTGAAGCATCGTCGCCACCCCCGCCCGGACTTTACCTTTTCGACTGCTTGGACGATAGGGCGTTTCTTCCGTAATTGGCCCCTTCACCCGACCATACATATACACGTCGTCAAAAAAAATGAGTTTGGCGTTTGCGGCTTGGCAGGCGGCTATGGTGTTCTGCATAATGAGGGGCCAGTCACGTTGCCAGACATCGGCCTTATAGTCGATGCCAATCAGCAGATACACAACCTCAGAACCGGCAACGGCCTTCATCAGTTCGTCGCGGTTGAGCGCACTGGCAGCAACGGTTTGGGCCCCGGTAACGGCTTTGGGTTTACGGGATACCAGTCGAATGGTTTGTTGATTGGCTTGTAGAACGGGGATCAGGGCATTGGCGATGGTGCCATTGGCACCGATGAGAGTATGTAAGGCCATCTGTGAAACTTGTTTGATTGATGGGCCAAAGTTCGGTTGCAGGCTACCAGCAGGCTTGTACGAAAACGAAATAGATACATGGTATATGAATGAGCATACTCAGACAATAGCGCAAACCTTTGCGGCACCTGAAGGGCTGACGGAGGTATTCAGGCATATCTATTACATGAAGCATCCTAGAGAAGCGACCTGTCAGTCCCTTCAGTTGTTTCCCCATTACGAGATGATGCTGGTGTTTAATTTTGGGCCGCCCATATCAGTATCCGTCGCCGATCATACCTCGCTAGTGGAACGGGTGGCCATCCTGGGTCCATTAGACCGTGTACTAACTTATGAACTGTTGCCAGAGTCGGAGGTCATGGTCATCGTGTTCACCCTGAACGGGTTTTACCGGCTGCTGGGCAAACCCATTCACCCGCTACGAACCGAAACAGAAAATCAGGTGGCCGTTCCAGTAACTTACCTAACCTACCTGGACTTGTGGGAAAATCTGGTTCAACTACCCTCCATTGCCGACCGGGCGGAGTTACTAATGACTTATATCCAGCTGCATGTCGCCCCTGAGGACACGGCTTGGTTGCTCGATGAGGCTTCGCTATTCAGTAATCTGGCGATTGATCCGATCAAGATCATTGCCCAAAATCGTCGTCTTTCAGCCCGGTCGGTCCAACTGCGGTTACGAAACATGGTGGGCTTTTCGGCCAAAGAGATAGCCCGCTTTATTCGGTTCAAAAACGTGATCGCTCACCTGGTAAAGGAGCACCCCAGACTACCCGATTGGGCCGATCTGGTAGTCCAGCATGGCTACCACGATCAACCCCACCTGATTCGGGATTTTCAACGCTACCTGGGTCTCAGCCCGACCGACTTTGTCAATCAATTGGCTGAGCAACCCATCTGTATTACGCAGCCCGGTAAGCACTATTAAATACTGTACTACTTGAAAAATTGAGCATTTTATGAGATTAAGCTTTTTACCTTTCAAGGCAAAAATTTTTATCTTTTTGTCCAGTAAAAGGTAGCAAGTCCAGTCTAACGTACTATGATTTGCAGTACGGTAAATATGCCAGAAATTGTATTATTCGGGATCGGTTTATCGCGAGTAGGATTATCTTCGCTGGCCAGCGACTCATCTTGTTGCCTAAAAAGATTTACTACAATGCGGCTATCGATTTCGATCAGAAATTGATGCAGGTTCGCTTTCCAGTTGGTTTCTTCAACGATGAACTAACTATCTTCCCGAAGGTAGGCACAAATGGGGGTGATGTTACCCTAAATTTTTATGGGTATCAATTTGGGTATGGTACCAAAATCCAGCTTTTGAAGGCTGGCCAGTCTCCAATAAGTGTAGCCGATTCGCTACTGAGCTTTCCTGAACCGTTTAGTGTACAAGCTGTTTTTAATCTTCGCGGTAAAGCGGTTGGTATATAGACTGTAGAAATTACGTTTGCCAATGGTGAGAAAAAACTGATAGCCGATGGCTTTTACATTAAGCAGGCCTTACCAGCGGATGTTGTGGCTAAACTGGTATTTCCGCCAACGATGCGCTTTGGTGCTCCGACCAAGTTTGTGATCAGCATCCGCAACCGAGGTGAAACCGACGCTCACGGGGTGCCTCTATGGATCTATGTCCCGGATAAAACAACGGTCAAGCTATCCATGAGGGTTACTGGAGATAGCACCTTTAGTCCAGTAGACTCCTTATTTTTTATACCCATTGACACCCTGAATCGTCAGCCATTTAAAGGGAAAGCGTGTTGGTTGTTTATGCCGCTAGTTAAAGCGGGTGATATTCTGGAAATCACTGGCCAGCTTCAATACAGTGGGACTGCCAGTTCATTTAAGATGAATGTGTGGACAGGTGAACCTCTGTATGGCTCCCCAGTCAAGCCATATGCCTGGACTTGCATTGGCGCAATCGCTAAAAATATAGTTGGTGAAATAGTTGCTGAAATCACCAATGCTGGTGAGGTAAAAGAGTGCATATCGGGTCTATTTGACTTAACGACTGGTTTGATTGACTCAGGAATAGATGGCAAAAAAGAACGGAAGAAAGGTGAGGCCATAGTGGGAGATATGAGCTAGATCATCTATAAGTATTTTGTGAAGTGTGCCAAGGCGACTGGTGCTTTTATTCCCGTTACACGGGCTGGTAAAATAGTGTATACTGTAATGAAGGTTCTGTTAAAAGCTATTGATGGGTTAGATAGATTCAAGGGTGGGCTGGAAATGGAAAATGCTTGTGGACAAATCGTTCCCCAGGCCAAAAGAGAAAATCCAGTTAATGTGCCTGTTATAAATGCTCAAGACCCTAATGACAAATTAGGGCCCATTGGTGTGAATGTATCGCATTACATCAGTGCGAAGGATACCCTAGGTTATCTAATTCGATTTGAAAATTATGCTACCGCTACCGCAGATGCCCAATATGTACAAATACTGGATACATTAGCTCGGACCAAGTTTGATTTCGCTACGTTTTAATTTGGTTATTTTAAAGTAGCGGATACGAATTTTTATGCCCCACCTGGCCCCAAACACTATGTTCGGGATTGGGATTTACGACCCGACAAAAACTTGATTCTGCGGATGGAAGCAACCTTTACTGATTCAACGGGTATTTTAAAAGCAACGTATACAGCTTTAGATACACAGAACGATGGAGTGGACCACTGATCCCATCCTGGGCTTTCTACCCCCGAATCATAGGGCTCCTGAAGGCGAAGGAGGAATTTTCTTCACAGTTGCTCCAAAGGCTGATCTATCTGCTAATACGACTATTGCGAATCGATCATCGATCGTTTTTGACTATAATCTTCCTATTGTGACTCTGGTTTGGCGTAATGCCGTGGATAAAACTACACCGACGAGTCAAGTAGCGGCTTTACCGACTACTGTGCAAAGTACTACGTTTACGATCCAGTGGAGTGGACAGGATATAGGCTCGGGCGTTCGCCTTTACAATCTTTACGTAGCCACAAATAATGGTCCCTATAAACTACCCAAAACACGACGCTATCTAGTCTAACCTTTACAGGGCAACCAGATTCAACGTACCGATTTTATACGGTTGCTGTTGACAGTGTGGGTAATGAAGAAGCGGTTCCGGTAGTATTTGATACGCAAACCACGGTTCGTTTGCCAGGCTTGATTGAATCAATTCAACATGGAGATTGGGCTTCAACAACTACCTGGTCATGTGGTTGTATTCCAGATAGTATGTCTACCGTTACAATTAACCATTTAATTACAATTCCATCCAACAAACAAGTTCGTATCGGAAAAGTAAAATAGGACTTTCGCAGGTTATACGAATTTGATAATTGGCTGAGCTAGTTGAGCACGTAAGTAATCACTTAACAAGCCTTGCTTGAGCAGATAAACTGTCGTCTGGCAATGGTAAGCTAATTGTTTTAAACGCAACCAGACTAAATTGGCTGCGGCAATATGATTCCGCTGACTACGATTCAACCGGCATTGGCATTTGGCGATGCCGGTCAGTTGCTTTTCTTCTCGGTGAAACTGCCGCACGGGCGGCCCCGTCAATCTTCCAGCGATTGCTACTCTCTTGTTGAGCAGCAACCGCTGGAAGATTGACGGGGCCGCCCTTTAGGTTTGTCTTGTGGTAAGATTCCAAGATTTGGTAGCTTGCCAACTAGTGAACAGGGTGGGCTACCCTATGGGGCCGCAGAGTTCCAGCTCTAGGCACGGAACGGTCCGCCGTCCATATCTTTGTTTTAGGTTAATTACATTAGAAAAAGTACAATTTTTGAATACGACTTGACAGGTCTAGTCAGCACCCTAAGTTCCGCCGTTAGTACGTCCAACCGATACTGTGCCGCTGGTTGCTCTGACTAGCTTGTCTTTTCCCGGTAGCTTCAACAGTACCTATAGACGTAGCCATTGGCCACGATCTGGCATTTATGTGCAAAGGCGGGAAAAGGCGGTCGGTCAACCAATTTATTCACCTCTTAACCTCCTTTGGTATGCAACTACTGCGCTATTGTGTTGGCTTGGACATCAGTAAGGACTCTCTTCAAGTCTGCCTCTCAGTAATCGATTCCGATGGTCGAGTAGTGATCAAAGGATCAACTAAAGTAGCCAACAAACTGGCTGCTTTTGCCCAATTAGAACACTGGGTTGGTAAGCATCGAAAAGCGGATGGTTTACCATTGCGCTATGTAATGGAGTCGACAGGGGGTTATCATGAGGCCATAGCCTGGTACCTCTATCAGAAGGATCAGTCGGTCTGTATCTTGCTTCCCAACAAGGCAAAACACTACCTCAAAAGCCTAGGCTACAACCGGGCAGCCGGCGCTGTCCAAGAATGACAAGATTGACGCCCAGGGATTGGCACGTATGGGCCTTGAACAACAGCTTACTCTATGGAAACCGCTATCCAAGAACATCTACAGTTTACGCTTGCTAACCCGCCAGCATCAACGTTTTCAAGAATGGAAAACGCAATGTCGCAACCGCGCGGGCGGCCCCGCAGCAGCATGCGCTGGATTACAGTGCGATAGGCGATGATTTTATCACCAAACAGAACGATAAGCTGCTAGCCGTCTACGATCAACAGATTGAAGCCTTGGAGAAGGCAATCCAGGAGTTAATCGAGGGTGATATCGTTCTAAAAGCACAAGTTGAGCGGCTGACGGCTATCAAAGGCCTAGCCCTGCTGTCAGTAGCGGTACTGATCGCCGAAACCAATGGGTTTGAAAACTTTGCCAATCAACGCCAACTCGTCAGTTATGCGGGCTATGACGTGGTAGAAAATCACGGGGCCGCCCGTGCGGTCGGGCAATCGATCAGGTAAAACACGGATTTCTAAAAAGGGTAATAGTCGCATTCGTCGTATTCTGCATATGCCCTCTTTCAATGCGGTTCGCTTTGGAGAGCCAACCTGCCAAGCTCTTTATGAGCGGGTTTTTCAAAAGACCAATACTAAAATGAAGGC
Proteins encoded in this region:
- a CDS encoding DUF7619 domain-containing protein, which gives rise to MEWTTDPILGFLPPNHRAPEGEGGIFFTVAPKADLSANTTIANRSSIVFDYNLPIVTLVWRNAVDKTTPTSQVAALPTTVQSTTFTIQWSGQDIGSGVRLYNLYVATNNGPYKLPKTRRYLV
- a CDS encoding NAD-dependent epimerase/dehydratase family protein, yielding MALHTLIGANGTIANALIPVLQANQQTIRLVSRKPKAVTGAQTVAASALNRDELMKAVAGSEVVYLLIGIDYKADVWQRDWPLIMQNTIAACQAANAKLIFFDDVYMYGRVKGPITEETPYRPSSRKGKVRAGVATMLQQAMQAGQVRASIARAVDFYGPGVSDKSAPGIYVFSNLKKGNRAQWPINANVPRSFNYTPDAAQALYLLATREEALGQVWHLPTPQPALTGREFVELSARAMNTSNKLFVLPKWMLKAIGWFNPFMKEAYEMNYQDEFAFQFDSSKFELAFNYRPTSYEEGIKVTAAWFQDR
- a CDS encoding cyclase family protein, with amino-acid sequence MNRFEISEHTSTHVDGLNHIGITYKGQFIDTMHFSLFYTEGICLGFSHQG
- a CDS encoding helix-turn-helix domain-containing protein; protein product: MNEHTQTIAQTFAAPEGLTEVFRHIYYMKHPREATCQSLQLFPHYEMMLVFNFGPPISVSVADHTSLVERVAILGPLDRVLTYELLPESEVMVIVFTLNGFYRLLGKPIHPLRTETENQVAVPVTYLTYLDLWENLVQLPSIADRAELLMTYIQLHVAPEDTAWLLDEASLFSNLAIDPIKIIAQNRRLSARSVQLRLRNMVGFSAKEIARFIRFKNVIAHLVKEHPRLPDWADLVVQHGYHDQPHLIRDFQRYLGLSPTDFVNQLAEQPICITQPGKHY
- a CDS encoding IS701 family transposase produces the protein MFDLYSDYLLVNQGQPTATQLAALVDGKLSHDAITRSLHQQDYNSAHLWQVVKPFVHQIAQADGVLIFDDNLEEKPYMATNPLIRYHFDHCQGRTIKGINQLTALYHSSSSSLPVAYELIEKNQQKLDLKTGKTKWISLISKHQLLRQLVKQCIVNNLTFRYILADCWYSCADTFTYINGLDRHFIMPIKANRKVALSQLDHQQGRYRSIESLALEESQLLVVWLKDVAFPLHLTRQVFKDGDTIQGELYLMTNDSTADSVCMQTQYARRWKVEEFHKSIKSNTGYGASPAHTVRSQSNHLFLVMLAFVKWEALRLSTSKNHFALKKLLTLNATKLALQELNSLKSQSTLLAKAA
- a CDS encoding transposase, with product MEKAIQELIEGDIVLKAQVERLTAIKGLALLSVAVLIAETNGFENFANQRQLVSYAGYDVVENHGAARAVGQSIR
- a CDS encoding IS110 family transposase, with amino-acid sequence MQLLRYCVGLDISKDSLQVCLSVIDSDGRVVIKGSTKVANKLAAFAQLEHWVGKHRKADGLPLRYVMESTGGYHEAIAWYLYQKDQSVCILLPNKAKHYLKSLGYNRAAGAVQE
- a CDS encoding carboxypeptidase-like regulatory domain-containing protein; protein product: MKPITRLLLAAGLICLAACSKPAGESISPDQPSSPQAGYAMGTVRDAQGKPIKGAEITINNTGGVVNNLIGYSDDNGNYKIKLSTGGGPLIGSYYVRGHVAVTYLNYPFKLALFVEDDSAFSPEEGAVKNLKLQIAGQRSNFGDSGWYGGTIEVDNHTSNSHFPDIEVTLEPVGPLVDGSVGETQVARPDWLYSYNVPVGQYKITARDVAQNKALAVKNYFYDEGYQASAMGVFEPILTGSDRYQLVIDVTDL
- a CDS encoding DUF7619 domain-containing protein, coding for MKVLLKAIDGLDRFKGGLEMENACGQIVPQAKRENPVNVPVINAQDPNDKLGPIGVNVSHYISAKDTLGYLIRFENYATATADAQYVQILDTLARTKFDFATF